The genomic region TGGCCGGGCTCCCGCTCGAGTCCCCCTCACCAGCAGGGTGGCTCCATGGACAACAGATCGCGCGCCAGCGGTGGCGGGGCCTGGTCACCGGCCGGCGCAATCACCTGCGCGCCACCCGATGAAACAGTGCGGCCCCGCCAATCCGGCGGGACCGCAGGCGTCTGCCGCTGATCAGGGAGTGAGGTCCAGTACCCGGACCGGCTCGCCGACCCACCGGTTCGGGGCGGTGGTGGCGATGATCGCGCCGTCGGGGCGGTCCGGGGTGGGCTGCGCCGTGTAATGGCAGTGGGCCGCCGCCCACGTCTTTTGCCGCGCGAGGGCCAGGGCTGCAGCCAGATCCAGATCGAGGACGGTGACGCCGGGAAGAGAGGCAAGGTGCTCGGCCGTGCCGGGCCGGGCGCGATCGGCTTCGACTAACGCGCACGCTGGGGCGTACAGGAACCAGCCCGATTCGGCGTGAGCGCGGTGGATCAGACGGGAAGCAAGGACGTTGCCCTGGCCGGCCGCGGCCATCGCGGTGTCGTCCAGAACGATGTGCACAGCGTCGCTCACCAGTTGGTCACCTGGGCCAGGCGCCGGTCCAGCTCGTTGTCCAGGTCCTGCTCCTCGGCAGCGGTCGGCGCGTAGCCGTTCCACTCCTTCAACGCGGCCAGGGCCTTCTCCGCCCGTTCGGCACGCTCGTCCGGAGTCAGCAATGTCTCAGCGAGACGGGCGAGATACGCGCGCAGCGACAGCCCCTCAGCGGCAGCTATAGCGGCGAGCCGGTCCTTGGCTTCCTCGGGGATACGGACGTTGGCATCGGACATCGTCGTGCTCCTTCCCATCCCTCAAGGCTACGGGTACGTACCCGTAGCCGTCATGCACCCGATTCCAGTCACAACTCTGTCGCCTGGCCGAATCCAGTGCCATGCTGTGACGGCGGTGATCCTCCAACCCCCGTGGAGGCCCCACCCCTGGTCCCGCCCGCGTGCTGCCACCTGGGCGGGACCGCGCCGTCCCTCCCGGCCTCCCTACGGGAGGGCCGACGCCTGCAGGAACGCCCCTCGGCCGCCCCGTCCGAAGGCAGGGTGCTGTTCGTACGGGTGCGGACGCTGTGTGAAAACCTCGGAGCCGACGCACCCTTCCTGGGCGTGACCGCGCACTCACGCCCGACGTTCATCTGACGATGACCACGAACCGCCGCTCCACGCACCGCCCTCGCACCGCAGGTCCTCGCATCCCGGTACAGCGCAATGCGCGCGGCCGGCCAACGCCTGCGACACCCAGCCCGACGTCACCAGCAGAACGCAACTGGCACCAGCACATCAGCGCCGCCGGCACGACACTCACAGCCTTGGCAGCCGTCGCCGCCCTCCTCTTCACCGGAGTCTCTGTGCAGCAGGCCAACGGTGAACTCGACAACCGGCGCAAGGAACTGGAGATCGCTCAAGAAGGGCAGGTCACCGAACGCTTCACCACAGCTGTGGGGCAACTCGGTGACAAGTCCCCGGATGTGCAACTCGGAGGGATCTACGGGCTGCAGCGCATTATGAAGGACTCACCACGCGATCAACCGGCGGTGATCGACATTCTGTCGGCATTTGTGCGCACCCACGCAGTGAAGTCCAAGACTCATCCCCGTGTCGGGGCACCTGCGGATGTGCAGGCCGCAGTGTCAGTGCTGGTCAATCGCGACGAGCGGGAGGACGGACCGGCGCGCGTAGATCTCGGTGGCGCAGTCCTGTCGGCAGCCAATCTCCACAGGACCGTCGACGAACGCGGGGTGCCACTCGCAGGTGCGGTTCTCAACGCCGCGAACCTGTTCGGTGCAGACTTGTGGGAAGCGGATCTGGCAGGAGCCAAGATGGGAGGCGTAGATCTGCGCCACGCCGACCTGAGGGAAGCCGACTTGCATGGTGCGTATTTGGAAACAGCTGTCCTAGGGTCCGCGGATCTGACAGGCGCGAACCTGGATGGGGCTTTCCTGGTCGGCGCCGATCTGGGCGGCACCGATCTGCGCGAGACCACAGGGTTGACCGTCGAGGCCCTGATCTGGGCCGATCCTCCCGAAAAGGACTACCCGCCAGACCTCCCACCGAAGCTGGCGAAAGATCCTCGCGTAAAGAAGTGGCTGGCCGGCAAGGGCCCGCAACCGGCGCCCGCCTAGTTGTGGTGTCCAGTCCACCGTTCTTTCGCCGAGAATGGGGGGCGGCGTCCCCGGGCCTCACCTCAAGCACATGGGGACGATCGTCCGGCTGAAGCCCCATGGAGCCTTTCGCCGAGAGGCGACCGCCCTCCGCGCGCCACCGCTCAAAGTCCCGGCTGTCTCTCCCCCCGTCCAGCCGGGACCTTGTACTGTCCTCGCCGGGCGCTACGCGGCGGGCTCGTACGCCACGGACCCAGCGGGCATCCGCCGGCGACGTCCCGCAGGGCCGCGAGTTCGGCGTCGTCGGCGGCCAGACCCCAGCGCAGCTTCGTGCCCACCCATTCCACGGCGTACTGGCAGCGCACCGCGTCGTCGGGGCGGGCGGCAGCCACTCGGCCGGGTCCTGGTTGTGATCGGCCTCGTCTCAGAGTTGTTCGGTTTGATTCCCTGGGCGGACCCGCGTTGACCTGCGGACGGGCGCCACAAGGGAGGGGCGCCGGGCAGCCGGAGGGGATCTCACCCTCTGGCCCCCACAGAGCCGCGCGTAACGATCTCTCGTTACACGGCTCTTGTCGCTCTGATCACCAGGTCATGGCCGGTGCTGCTCTCGCACCTCACAGCCTCATATGACGACGCGTCTACCGCCGAGCCCTGGTGGCGCGCTATCCGCGGTGCTTGCCCCGGCCGGCTGGCAGGATCGCCTGACGAAGACCGCGAGCGGCCCGTTTCGGGTCCTTTCCCGGGCCTGGTTCCCCAGTGGCGTCTGGCGTGTGGTCCTTTCGCAGGGGCACCAGTTCCCCGCTCGTGGCCGGTTCCCGGAGGGCGGCGGACCGTCTTGATGGTGATGTCGAGGTACTTCTTCGCCCAGCGGAACAGTAATTCTCGTGCGAAAAGGGGGTCCTGGGCGTCAGCGGGGGTGACCATGACCAGTAGGACAAGGCCGCGGTGGTCACAGATGAGGTGCCGCTTCCGCCCATTGATCTTTTTCCGCCGTCCTACCCCCGGGGCGCTTTGCTGACGGTTTCGAATGCCTCGCTGACGCCGTCTGGGGTGTTTTGCCCGCGGCAAGGCGGATGCGGCGGCGGAGCTGGTCACGGATGATACCGAGGACGCCAGCGGCGGCCCATCGTCTGGTGAACCCATGAAT from Streptomyces sp. NBC_00878 harbors:
- a CDS encoding pentapeptide repeat-containing protein, giving the protein MAAVAALLFTGVSVQQANGELDNRRKELEIAQEGQVTERFTTAVGQLGDKSPDVQLGGIYGLQRIMKDSPRDQPAVIDILSAFVRTHAVKSKTHPRVGAPADVQAAVSVLVNRDEREDGPARVDLGGAVLSAANLHRTVDERGVPLAGAVLNAANLFGADLWEADLAGAKMGGVDLRHADLREADLHGAYLETAVLGSADLTGANLDGAFLVGADLGGTDLRETTGLTVEALIWADPPEKDYPPDLPPKLAKDPRVKKWLAGKGPQPAPA
- a CDS encoding transposase — protein: MGSPDDGPPLASSVSSVTSSAAASALPRAKHPRRRQRGIRNRQQSAPGVGRRKKINGRKRHLICDHRGLVLLVMVTPADAQDPLFARELLFRWAKKYLDITIKTVRRPPGTGHERGTGAPAKGPHARRHWGTRPGKGPETGRSRSSSGDPASRPGQAPRIARHQGSAVDASSYEAVRCESSTGHDLVIRATRAV